The segment ATCTAGTGGGTTTAGTCTAATGAAATTGTTCATGGAAACATTAAAAGTTACCAGACAGGAAAACTGATCACATGCTACCactcaggaaagaaaatccatCCATTACACTGTACTAGGTTTGATATTGTAAACACTTAAcactgtaaaatttaaaagcagttgtggtttaaatttaaaaacattgtgTTTTACTCCATAAATTAAACTGTACCTGGGGAATCATTAAGGCTGAAGGCAATTCGTATTGGCTTATCAGCAGGTACCCTGGCGGTGGTGATCATGTGGGCACTTGAGTCAATGCTTTTACTTGTTTGTTCCAGCTGCAATAATACAAAAACATTTATTACAGAGCATGTGATATCACTCAACAAGGGAGTTTTAATGCTTTTCATGCACTCCCAGCTGCCTTTCCCATCCTAGATAAGCAATGTTTAGAATCAAAGTCAAGGGAGCGTCATTTcacttttccatttaaaaagaatttaagtGCAATTCAGTGCAGagactgcttttatttttgctatttctAGATTAGAAAGAATGATGGCAAAGGAAGCTGCCTCTCTTCTCACCTGCTTGCTCCCCGCCATTGCCCCTTCAGCAAGCCTTGACTCGTGGCAATGCTGCCTGGTTCTGAAggtggagaaggaagaaggggaagggagcTGAGAGTAACATGACCCCAAGCCTGCCCTGTGATTGGAACTGTGCACACCACTCCACACGGTGTCAACGAGGAGGCGCTCGTCCTCCCACCTTCCACCCATGCTCCCCCAGTCCAACCGTGCCTGCGAGTCATGCACTTCATGAGGAAAAATCCATGGGGGTCTCCAAACCTTGGGGATGATTCTTCAGTGGAAGCCTGTGCAGGTGGAAGGGTCTGTCTGCATGAATTTGGCTTCTGGGTTGAGACCTTACTCAGTCCTCCATCTTCTGAGACCATCAATTCCAAAAAGTGATTTTACTGTGATGAAACCCTGTCCATTAATAAAACTGCTAAGTTCATTTCAAATATGGCATGAAAGAATTGCTGAACAACAAAAGAACTAGCGACTTTTGATCTCTAACAGTGTAATTGAAACATCTCTGTGCCCTGAAAAGTTTTACTCTGAGCTTTACTATGTATATGTAACCTTTCGAATAAACAGTTTTCGTTAAACTCGAATGGCTGAATGCAATCAATCCCTTTGATTATCTAGCACAAAGCTGCTAAAATTCAAAGATACTGATCTTCTGATTAGCACCATGTGTGGAGAATTTGAAGTCAGGGGGCTTTCAAAAGATCTGCCcgtaaagaaattattttaggaCTTTGGACTGCTATTCAGCAGACACTATAGTCATACCAAATATGTGGacaattatgtttttaaattaccATAAAAACTTCTTAGGGAATTAGAAACCAAATTCCTCAGGAAAATACTATGAATTTACTAGTTCATCGTCAGCAGACAACAGAGCATTTAGGCAGTGAAATCAAGAGCCAGTTTCCTAAGCCAACAGTCTTGCAGTTTTTCAGTAATTGCATGAAAATTCTACCAAGTCATTCTAATTCATACTGAATTATTTAGCAGTCTCTAAAAGTCAATAGAACAGAACACTGTTTCAGGAGTATAATCTTCCTTGGTGATGCACAACTGAATCAAACACTTCTGTGGCATCATTGCCATGCAATCAGTGGAAGAGGATCAAATTTGCCTTGGGTCCAgtaatttcagcatttcttgtttatttgctttgtctCTGTTGATATTTAGCTAGCAGAGTGATATGTTTACTTGTTATTTGAAGTGCATCATCTTTTCTTACAGTAACAACAAATAATCTAAAATCCTTACTTCGAATACATTTTATTTGAAGCTCAAAGTGTCTCTTTCTGCTAGTATACAAAGGATATCAGACATTGCTCTTAATTCCCCACTACTAGTACTCAAGACACACAGAAATTGAACCATTATCTATGGAGCAGAGGCAAAGAAAAGTCAAATAAATAGTAGCCATGTATGGTTTAGAAAAGATTCACGAAAAGACCCTTGGA is part of the Prinia subflava isolate CZ2003 ecotype Zambia chromosome 3, Cam_Psub_1.2, whole genome shotgun sequence genome and harbors:
- the MAP3K7CL gene encoding MAP3K7 C-terminal-like protein isoform X3, whose product is MGGRWEDERLLVDTVWSGVHSSNHRAGLGSCYSQLPSPSSFSTFRTRQHCHESRLAEGAMAGSKQLEQTSKSIDSSAHMITTARVPADKPIRIAFSLNDSPDDASPENFSLAFPELDQQLQPLPPCHDSKESMQVYKQHCKIAEEYHEVKKEIALLEERN
- the MAP3K7CL gene encoding MAP3K7 C-terminal-like protein isoform X5 yields the protein MGGRWEDERLLVDTVWSGVHSSNHRAGLGSCYSQLPSPSSFSTFRTRQHCHESRLAEGAMAGSKQLEQTSKSIDSSAHMITTARVPADKPIRIAFSLNDSPDDASPENFSLAFPELDQQLQKGADCQTGTSGKRKHGCCSAG